ataatgcacaATTTCCACCCCTACCAACATCTCTACCTCCTAAGCTCACATGTCCCATGAAGCTTCCTTTTTTATGGGTTGCTACCTGGAATGTGGGAAACCTGGCAATGAGCCCGGACTCTTTCCATCCAGCGGCTGCAGTTGGCGAACGACTGCTCGCTGGTCAGGTCAAAGACCAGGCACATCAGCGAAGGCTCACCCCACTACGCAGAGCGAGGGGACGGGCGCAGATGAGGTGCGGGAATCGCATTGGTTTTGCATGTAAGAAATGAGGTAAAGAGGGACAGATGATGAGAACGCCAGTCACTCGAATCTGCATCGCGTGAGCCGCTCTCCCGCGATTCTGGGCGGTGAATTTCACCGgcgcgtggaaaaaaaaactgccaggGAGGGCGGCCTCACCATTTTCTCGCAGGCGTTCACTAATGTCTCCTTCCCCGCAGAGTCGACGATGTAGAGCTCCTGCGGGAGAAGGAAAAGGTGGAGGCGTCACACGCGGGGACGTAGTCCAAATCGCACGGTTTtaaactttctgtttttctttgccaaGGGCATTAGCGCTCCTCCGACAATGCAGCCACATCGGTCGCTGAATACGAATGAGAAACTAACAACCTTACATCCGTAGGAAAGCGTCTTCCACACTGAGTGATTGATTCCTGTTCTCAGCATCCACCTTTAGCAACTTCGGGGACTTTTAGAAATGAGCAGAATGCAGAAGCGTGGCCTCATATCGTATGATTTACCCTGCATTTAGCGCTTTGTTCAACGCGGCCACGAGTTTTTCCTTggcaccgtcgccctcaggccgCTCTGAAGGTTACAGGCcgttttttttgtgaagcgttATAgatgaaattgaattgaattgagttgATGAAGAGGAGACAACGCGACTAAACTCACCACGCTGTCGTTAGTCTCCGGGATGTTGACGCTCTTCATCAGCAGCTCGACTCCGGTTGTCTGGCAAACAAATGCAACCGAGATGCTAATTAGGAAGCTAATAATGTTTcatttgaaactgaaaagacGTACTATAAAAACAATAGAGGTGTTGTACAATGTAATTTCTCCCTGCGACCGCTTCCGCTCgttgttttcattcataaatttcTGCTGTGATGACGAATGCTGTTAACTTTATTCCCACTGCAGCcggaggagagaagagacgaGAAGAGACGTTGCTTGTCAGAGAGTTGCCGCCGCACACAGTCGCACAACCAACTGTCTGGTGTGATTTATGGTTAATGTCAAAACATAAGCAGCGCTAATTAGAGGCTTGGCTTGGCTTGAAAGCGGCTTCGCCGTCCTGATGTTCAAACCCCGATCAAACTGCCTCAACTGTGTCTCCATTACTTCTGAATCTCATTTTTCTTAACGTCTCAATGAAGACGAATGCATTCGAGGAGGCAGCTCTATGTTTAAGAGCGGCTCCGTGGCAACAATGAAGACGCAGTCAAAGTAATTTCTTTTAAGAAATCAGGTAATACAGAGAGTAGCTATGTGAAATAATGTGTGAGGCTGGAAGTGATGTGATAAAACTGGTCCTGACAGTCATGTTGATTAACCTTTGAGTCTGAGTACTTTCAGTAGCAGATTTGTTTTGGTCACTAAGTTGCAGCAGAACCAAACTGAACACCTGACGCTGACATGACACTGACGTCAACTTTTAAAGGTCCAGTGTGCAGGATTTagagccatctagtggtgagattgCAGATTGCAAGCACCTAATTAAACCTACTTCAGCCCTCACTTTCCAAGCGTATAGAGTGTTTTTTGTTGACGCcaccatattggcaggaaaatgAACGTGAgagtttactgcactttaaacagatacaaaatgaccAGTACAAGGCAAACCTCAGGTTACATATCACGGACTCTTACCATGCCACAGGTTTGCTTTCTCTGAGCATTAAAACTGTTTCTAACCTGTAGTAAATAAAACTGCCTCTTTAACTTTCCTTCGTCCTCCTCCAGAGTCACTGAAAGCATTTCCTTCAAAAGCCCAGAGGGATCCAAATAGTCGCAGTCAGGCTCTGATACACATCCAGTTTTGGAGTTTTTCGGCTAAAAACAGCGTCTCTTTGTCACTGTTATACTGTCATAACGGCAGCATAACGTAACGAGCTAATCACTGAGCTAAATAGTCTCCGTTAAATGCCAATCTGTTATGACATTAACACAGTTTGAACAAATGTCTAAAtgcaacacaacatacacacaagtaatctttaattttcatttattatgcaAGTGCATTGTACTGTGTACAGTAACATAATCACAACAACAAGTAACTGTTTAATTCCGAATTTCTTCCTCGTTGTGAAAGTGCTGAATGAGCAACGTCCGTATTATAAACATTAGACTAACTtgcctttatgaaaagaaatctgttggaAACTGTGTTAAAAACGTGCTAAATAAACAAGACGTTACGCTCGGAAAACACTGGATTCTGTCCCTGATATAAAGTGAATGCTACACAAGTCAAACCTGTTTCTTGAGGGATCTCACCgctctatttattattattatctgccATCTTGCAggatctttgggaatcctaCAAAACgatttccactttgcttgtcCCCGACTCTTCTGGCATCCCGGGGCTGTTGTGCTAATTACTTAGTTGCTCGCGGTTGTCAACCAAATAGTTATTAGAGAAACGCACTTTCCTGGCAATATGGCGGCGTTGTGATTAACGCAGAGTGACGTCagctgtgaaatgtgaaaagttCTTTTCTAGAGCTAGTGGCTGATCCATCAGGTTCAGGTGActtaacacaaacaaaaagatgtaAATGAATGCTATTTATTCCGTCTCTGCCAACAGTGAAGATCCCAAAATATCCTGAAGACTCAGCTTCAACTTGACATATTGAACTTATTAACAATAAACCTTAGCTAATGGTCGAATATCATTTTCTGTCCATTTATAGTTGCTTATGGCTGTTTTGTGTTGAACCCACTGGTAGTTTTCCAGCTTTAGCTTTGTTTGCCGTCTGGTGTCGCACACGTAGCATATGGTGTTTTACAACTGCATAAAAACAGCTGCCCACTgcatataaaaaatgaaataaagaaaagtaaaacagcaGCGTGTTTAAAGGCTTTAAGATGTGTAGAGCTAAAGGGAAATACAGTTGTGTCACATTTCTTTCACGCACAAGTAACCGTATGATTCCTTCGTCCATACACAAAGCTGTAAAAATGATCGAACTGGTCAAAATTAGGATTCCTCCACACCACCCGACCGCGGTTTAACCGTGGCTATTAAGTCCCCGAGGAAGAACAAATGAGACGCATTTTTCCCTTCTGTTTTTGTACAGTCGAGGCAGCAAATGGGTTTAGGCAACGGTCCAAACgtccactggaaaaaaaaaaaaaagttgttttctgAACTTTGGTGTCAGAAAAACTGCAGATGATGGAAACATGAGTCGGGGAGAGATTTCACTGCGGGTAAATGTATTCAGGGTAAAATAGAGGTTGGctacaaaaaaagacagtagAGGTTAAAGAGGATGTGGAACTTTTGTCTGATCCGAACTGCACCTTCTTTTCCGGGCTGCGAGATCAAAACCAAGTCCTAAGTGGACCGGAGACTTTCCCCGCCACGCACTCGCACTGGTTTGAGATCAGTGGTGACCTTCAAGGAGCAAGCGGAGGTTCCTTCACATCAGCACCGAGCTCCGAATTGATCCGATCTCCTGAGCTCACACTTAACTGAGCATATCAAATTGGAGagactaaaaacacacacacacacacacacttttcacatTCACCgtgaaatacaaacacacacacacacacacacacacctcggACCGACACACACCTGATTCGCACACAGGCACGGTTCATAACAAGCGTTTGCTGGTACACAGACACGCGGACGGACCACGTCGCAGTCCCACTTCAGAGCGGCCTAATGAGCCGGTGTGATGCATAGGAAGCCTCTTGCTGGAATGTCAATGAGGGCCTATTAGTAACAAATAGGCTTGGAATATTGCTAACGGGCTGTCTGACATTTTCAAAGGAGGACGTGAGCAGAATGGCCGACGGGCCTCGGCTTACCCTTCAAAATCAAAAGTTGAAGAACACGAGGGACGACTCGGGCGTCAAGTCGCAAGGAATAACTCTTCACAACAtcggtttgttttgtttttttcacattagaCTCAATGGAAGAGAGACTAGCGTGTCGGGTTTAGCTCCGGGTGAGAATGAACGTACACAACAGAGCTGATGTAAATCTGTGGATTAGGatcagaaaaggaaaaggggtCGTCCGCTTGGTCAATTAAGTTTTTGGTAATTCTTGCATAAATGTTGCAGCtttgcccaaacatttaaataacgaCGCGCTGCAGCACCTCCTGGATCTAAAACGTTCAGTCAACAGCTTCGGTGTTTTGCAAATGGAGTTTTATAAGAACCACTTGACGCCAAGTGAGTAagatgttaaaaatattttcattatcaaGCAGGCGGCTGGCTTCAAACGTGCGTTTTAAAcggttgcatagcaacagcagagACTGAGACTAGCACTTTCCCACGACCACGTCTCGTCAGTGCAAGAAAGTGGTGTCCACTGGACGGTGGGCCTGAGCTTTAAGAAGGAACTTTTAATATCCTGTTATATTTTAGAAGTGAGAATACAATGATATATTGTATTTGTAATGAATTTCTTAGCCGTACTACATGAGTGTTAATGTTTGTCTGGGGTACAACAGGCACATAAACCAGACCAGTCTGTGTCTACGTGACAGATAACGATCTGTACATTATTatgttttccttcttgttttcacttatttttataattctgtaaatatcgttaatatagtatattgtgttttcctgttttatagTACTATGGTGTTGAGTGCTTGTACGTTGCTGCtgaaactgtgaaatttcccagtttgggattaataaagcatctgtctgtctgtctatatGCAGCactgttgcattttctttttacttcttttaatATTCTGCTCGTCCGTAACATGAAGAGACACATCCGGCGTCCCGCGGGTTGAAGCCTATTGCAGTACAGAGACTCAAACTCAATACCGGTGCCGTAtattgtgtgcgcgtgtgtgtgagtgtgtgtttgttaagtACCTGTTCTGGTGGCTTTCCAGAATCCTGCTGTATTAATTATCGACGTTTCTGTCACCCCAGAACCCCCGATACTGCTGACACAGCAAGAGccgaacaaacacacacacacacacacacagacacacacacacacacacttgactcTTATCCAGCGTTTTACTCGCCCACCTGTTCTGCACCCTAAACCAGCTGCGAGGCTGAGCCATAAACTCGGGGAAAAAACGTGCGAGTATTGTAAAGAAACGCGCGTGTTGTCGTTCGCGCTCGTGTCCCCGGAGCACGCGCTCGCTCAGAAAGAAAGTCCTTGGAACATCGACGGAGAGCGTCGGTGAGCGGCCACGACCCCATATATCACAGAGTCGGGTTAACGACACGGTTCCCTCCCACGTGCAGATTAGCATAAATAATGCCGATTAGCCTTCCCTGCATCAGCATTGATTGGcacattgtgctgttttgcACTTCAGGGGATTCTTGTAGTAGATATGAGAGACCTCTGCAGGTCCTTGAGAAACCTCGCGAGGAATCTAACTAAACAAACTGCACACGTAACAGGAAGATGAGTGACTCACTACAGAGTCATAGCTACGTTTTGGGTTGTGTAAAGTTTTCttagaggaaagaaaatagaTGCAATCGTTGAAAtggatgtttaaataaattctgtAATTACAGACTGACGGAGGACACAGTGAAAATAACTGGCTATATGTGCAATTTACCTCTATGTCTATAAATACAGGGATCCTGTTCTGATCCCAGTGCGTATTAGTCCTCGACTCCTGTGTCACCTGTACTGATAAAGGCCGTTACAAGCTACTAGGCAAAAAGTGTCGCAGCTAAAAAGTTGTCTGATTTACACCGCGACCAGCTGCTTTAGTCTCAAGCAGCACTGAAAAACTAAGCACTCAGTTCACAAATCAGACTATTCCCAACACACCGCCGCCTGGTCTGCGCAGGCAGGGAGCCAGAATTAAAATCACGACTCGCCCGAACCCAATTTCAGAAACCTCAGATATGCAGCCTGAATGTAAAAAGATAGAAAGCCAGAAAACGGAAGCACAGACAAATCTCCAAATCCCTCAACAAGTTGTTTTACAACCTCTTCTACAAAACCTCTGCTAGattgtgcgtgcgcgtgtgtgtgtgtgtgtgtggcgtgaATGTAATGCAGTGACTTGTTATGCTGGAGACGCCGCGTGCACATGAtagtgtaatgtaatgtaatgtaatgtaatgtaatgtagtgGTGCGGTCTTGCTCTGGGTGAGTGTGACTGAGCTGCACGACGAGACTTTATTGATCTCACCATGCTGTAGTTCTTCTGGAAGAGGGTGCCATCGTTGTAAAATATGTGACAAAGGGTGCTTTTCCCCACTGCGgtctcctacacacacacagaggacacacaaacaaacacaacggTGAAAACCATCATCTCTTGCCAAGTTTTTGTCATTGCATAAGTGTAAGTGCATGGAGCAgagatttgtttgtgtgcatgttgcCTCAAACCGAGCTATTTATCCGGTACTAAAGAGAGAAAAGCCATTAAATTGTTCTGTACACTAATTCTAGTCATTTTGCATGTATGATTAGCATAACACATTCACGTATTTCCATATTTTTAACGCCACACGTTGAACGAACTTGTGGTGTGGGGCTGTTGATAGTGTAGCAAAGTGTTAGCTTTAGCCCTTCTGCTAAACTCAAACAGCTGAACGGACtaaacttacaaaaaaaaccccTTACCCACTAGCAGACACCTGGCTCTCAACTTCACCATTGCGACAACTTCGAGacactgtaaataaattgtCTTTATTTCGCTGACGAAGCTAAATAATCTAATTTGTACTCCGTGTTTTTAGCCCTTTCTGCATCTTCAATATTCTTCCTTGTACCTCGGCAACATGGACACAACGCGTCTCCTAGCAACCACGCTCAGGGGGATTTCATTGGTCCGGACGGGGAATGACGTAGGCGGCGTAGCCgtgctgtgattggctgtttgCTAGTACGTAAGGAAGAGAGGGTCGTGGAGCACTGAGCCCCCGGTTTGGTCTGTCAGGCAAGTCTCCGCTTACATTGTGAACAATGACCACAATCTATATAATCAGCACTGACGTGGTAACTACATAAAAATTTTGTttctaagataagataataataagataataatatACATGTGTTGGGAGTAAGAAGTGTCAGA
The nucleotide sequence above comes from Mugil cephalus isolate CIBA_MC_2020 chromosome 2, CIBA_Mcephalus_1.1, whole genome shotgun sequence. Encoded proteins:
- the ift27 gene encoding LOW QUALITY PROTEIN: intraflagellar transport protein 27 homolog (The sequence of the model RefSeq protein was modified relative to this genomic sequence to represent the inferred CDS: substituted 1 base at 1 genomic stop codon), with protein sequence MVKLRARCLLVGKGFFLXETAVGKSTLCHIFYNDGTLFQKNYSMTTGVELLMKSVNIPETNDSVELYIVDSAGKETLVNACEKMWGEPSLMCLVFDLTSEQSFANCSRWMERVRAHCQVSHIPGVLVGNKSDLSSRREVQSSVAVEWAESQGLEYHETSAKEMENCQAPLLGLARTFHSLYQERREAIQNLSPG